CTAgcaaaaataaagaagaaaatgaATAGTAGAACAGTAATATGGCTGCATGTGCGTGCGAGCGTACCTGACCAACCGAGAAGACCCCTTTTATACtgcctctcataacctccgtaataatGAGACATCATAGAATGTTTAGTGTCAGAATAGGTAAAGTAATAGAGGATATACGATCGTCTTCTCCTAGGCAGAGGAAGGTTTTATTGCGTGTATATGTTAGAACAAGGGAATATTCCTTGGCGTGTAGCAAATTACTCTCTGATAGGTGGTTGCAATTCCGGAACAAGACTATCTTCTAGAAGGAGTCCGACCGACTATAGTGTCGGTCGAGTTTATGTTGGGAGTTATGCTCATAAGAAGTGGGGAACTGAGCATCGGAGATCCGACCAGTTCTAGTGTCGGTCGGGCTTATGTtgggagtcatgcctacgagaAGTGGGGAACTCGGCCTCGTAGGTTTGACCGACTATATGGCCAGTCGAGTTCATGTTAGAAGTCATGCCCATAAGAAGTGGGGAACTAAGCCTTGGAAATCAGACCGAATCTAGAGTCGGTCGGGTGCCATGTCCATGACAAGTGGGGGAACTGAGCTTCAGAGATCTGACTGGCTCTAGGGTTGACCGGATGTATGATAGGAGCTATGTCAATGAGAAGTAGGGAGCTAAGCCTCAGGGCTTCGATCAACTATGGGGTCGACCGGATGTATGCTGTAAGTCGTGCCGATAAAAAGTAAGGAGCTGAGTCCCATAGGTCCATCGACACTAAAGCTGGTCGAGCTAATGCTGAAAGCTATGTCCATGAGAACTGAGAAGTAGAGAGCTGAGCTCCAGAGATTCAATCGGCTCTAGGGCCGACCAGATGTATGCTGTGAGTCATGCTTATGAGAAGTGGAAAGCTAAGCTTTGGAGGTCTGATAGGCTATGGGGCCGACCAGATATATGCTAAGAGTCAAGTGGGGAGTTGGACCCTATAAGTTCGGTCAACACTAGAGTTGGTTGGGTTGTAAGTTATGCCAATGATGGTTCATTCAGATATATACACATTGACTATCATCTTATCTTGATCTTAACTGTCACATCACCTTGACTATAGACTCCACGTTATCTTTAGAGTCACTCATAACATGTCATATCAATAACTACATAGCTGATATTTAAGAGCGTCCATAATAATTGGAGCGCAATAGAAGCTCTTTCGTTGCCACATCCATACCATGTTTAAACTAAAAATCTTTATTTATGTTTAGACTGTACAAAAATTCTTCCGACAACTCCTTCGTATGGTCTcacacaaatttttttttttttatatgttattgtttttattttttaaaacataaatttaaaaaaaaaatgaaggagTTCACAATCTTATGTGATAACGGTTCCACTTACCTTGTCCCAGGTAATGAAATTGTCTGCTATGAGAGTCCACGTCCATCGATTGGGATCCATCGACTCGTGTTCGTATTGTTCCGACAATCAATCAGCCAAACAATCTACGCGCCCGGGTGGAGACAAAACTTCAACACCAGAGATTTTGCAGCAGCTCACAATCTCGGCAATCCTGTAGCCGCGATATTCTTAAACTGTCAAAAGGAGAACCGATGTGGTGGAAGAAGGTATGTCAATCGAGCAGACAACATAATCAAACAATTCATGTTTTTCAAGTCGTCTATGCCATCCTCATAAGAAAGTTAAAACTATCCGCAATTGACTTGCTTCTGACGACTCTAAACTCTTTCTTTCTTAAAAGGTTTCATCAAGCTTCTAACGGATGGGCGTAGAGCTTCTCCGAGGTTCAACCGTTCGATAGGAACAATACTTTATCTGAGGAAGAAATCAAATGTGTTTTTCTATCTATGTTTATCTTTTTCGAACGAAAATAGTCTAGAACAAGAAGAACATTTTCAAATGCATTCGATCCAAATGAATAGGCAAGTTAATGGACTCAAAATTCTTTCTTCCAACACTAATTCAACAAAAGGCTTAGAATCTCTTacatgagctctaaaatgagttTGTTGTAGCTTCATGTTTAACTGTTCGATCAGACTTCTTCATTCGGTACCACGAGTTCGCAGTGATTATGAACGGAGGGCGTAAACAAAATGAAACGAATCGAATCAAGTCGAATAGtatgaaaatattaatatttaaatttgaatttaaaaaatatatataatatttgaaaaaaattcaAGCTAGAGTTCAAACCTACCCCCATTCAAACATAATTGCATTATAATTTGAAATTGCTTAAATTAGAGTTCATAGTTATTCATATCTCTTAATTTGAATATTTCTAGAATTAGGCATGGTCACCATGGcagttttttattattttctttttcttctttatttctttcctAATTTATCTTATTGACAAatgattttttactttttttatgaGATTTTTTTCACTGTTTATTTGAGAGGGGGTAAAATAGAGCCGGAGAGGGAGAGAGAATTAAAgagttttttatatatataaaaatatagaattaaataAGTTTCCTTATTTAATTTGTTTAGTAAAAAATTTGTcgtttttgaaagatatttaaggaaaaaattattaaaaaaaaaggcaAATTAGATCAAATCACGTGGTGTAAATGAATCTTGTTTTTCCTCATCTGTAGCAATATTTGACACGTGTACGACTTGGCAAACACATTTTGCAAAGCGCCCTGCAGGGGATGCGGTCAACGAATTAGAAACGTGCTGTTTTCTATTGCCTTTTTTGCCGAAATCGGACTCGGACCGTCCGATTCGGACTCAGATCCGGACAAGCTCCCCCCCCGCACGTGCTTTAGCTTTTCTGAATGTTGAAATTCAGTAATTTACCGTCGGATCGAACCATCCAACGGGTCGGATCTAACGGAGCACCGCGCCGACCGAAAGCGATCTTCACCGCGTTCTATAAATACCTTCGAGGGGCTCGAGAGGCGAAGGCAACTTTTCGGCCTCGGTTCTGGATCTGGACGCAGCTGCCTCCGCTCGCTGAAGCCGTCGCAAAGGCTCTTCGAAGAAGAGAGAAGGGTGGAGAGGCGGAGGAAGAGATACAGAGGGGGAGGCGTTCGGTTTCCAGGGTTTCAGTTTGGGCGTGGCGGCGTCCTTCAAACTAGGTTTCCGATTTATGCTTCTTTTCTGCTACTTTTTCTGTTGATTTGGATTTGCGCTTAAAGGAGCATCTTGCTGGGGGTTTGCGCCGTCGAGTGTTTATAATTGGATAAGAAACCTGTCCTTGTGGATTTAGTGGCGCCGGCGTGTCGGATTCTGATGCCCTTCTGTTTTTAGGGTTTCTTCTGTGTTATTTGCATCTAGGTTAGATTCTGGTGGCAGGGTGACGAAAGGTAGCTTCAAATAAACTTGGATTTTACCTTCTGGAACATTTGATAAGGAAAACAGTGTTTTCGTTTCTGGTAAGTTTGGGTCCGGAAGAATTAGGGTTTTGCTGTGAAATTGATATTTTGTTCGCATCAATTTGGGGGCTTTTGGGCTAATTCCTGGCGCAATCGTTGGTAGCGAAAACCAAATACTGTATATCCCGTAAACCAAATCTGGTTGAGTAAAAGTGCACTGCTGACAGGAAATTTGTTTTTGGCAATTGTATTTTTTCTAAGCTTATTCTTATGCAAGTTTTTGCATGATGCGAACAGTATCAAATCGGATCGACTGCATGGCACCTACGGTACTTATGGAGTACACCAAAGAGAAGCAGAGAAAAAAATGCTCACAGGATCTTTCGTTTGCTTTGAAGGAAAAATCACATAAATTGTCTAAAGGTTGTGGGCCCCTTGCTTCTCTACCTGATTATCAGCATGATTCTGAGAAGATGCATGATTCAGAAGATGTGGGTAGTTTTGTTCGTGCTCAATCAGATGATTCCAGTTCTGCAAAGAGGCAGAAGTTTAGTGTAAACCTAGATGGATGTGAGGGCTGTAATATTCCACTTCAACAAATTCCTTACTTAAGAATGTCTGGCTCTCAGAGAAAGAAACTCAAAATGAGACTCAGATCAGAATTGAATCAGGTACAAATGTTACAAAAGAGATTCTTCTCGAGAGCAGAAACAGTTGGTGTTATTACATCTTCTTCGGTCAATGAGACTGAAAAAGAAGTTGACCCAAAGAGTGTTACCCAGCTGAAGCGTGTGACATCAGGAAAGTCAGAGCTTTCAAAAATGACTGTGCCTCCACCTCCTGTGCACAGTTCAAGTTTGGCATTGAAGAAACAATGTGAGGGGCTTCTAAAGCGCTTAATGTCACACCGGTTTGCCTGGGTCTTCAACCTTCCTGTAGATGTGAAGAAACTGAATATTCCAGACTATTATACTGTCATTAAGAATCCAATGGATTTGGGATCCATCAAAACGAAATTAAGCTCAGGCGGTTACTCCAGCCTATGGGATTTTGCTGCTGATGTCAGGCTAACTTTCACCAATGCAATGACATACAATCCACCCACAAATGATGTCCATTTAATGGCAGATTCATTGAGCAAGTACTTTGAACTTCATTGGAAACCAATAGAAAAGAAGTTGGCTGCAGCTGATGCATATGTTAAGAAAGAAATCCAAGTTCCAAAATCTGTTATGTCATCTCACGGGAGGAAAAATCTCAGCAAGCCGGAGGTTTGCTCTCGTAAGAGAAAGAAATCCCATATCGATTGCATTGGAACTGTGTCTCAGGAGGTAAAGCGCCAAATGTCAAAGGAGGAAAAACTTAGACTAGCTAGTCATTTGGAATCTCACTTGGATGATCTACCAGATCACATTATTGATTTTCTGAGGCAACATAGCAATATGAATGATAGCTGCGGAGAAATTGAAATTGATATTGATTCTCTTGGAGATGACACACTCTTTAAGTTACAGGATCTTCTGGATAAATATTTTCAGGAGAGAGGGATGATGAGACAACAGGTGAAGTTTGAGCAGTGCAAAATGGAGGTACTGTAATAATAATTCAACGTTTTCCCACTTTTGGACATTAATATTTCAGACAACTACATAGTTATTATTGTGTCTTTGTGCAGGTTTCTGAAAATGCCCTTAGCACCTCAGTGATGCATCAGTTCAAAGGTTTACCTCTTGGCTTGGTCATGATTATTTGAAGGACATAAGTGGCTGTTGTGAGTTTGAAAACTAAGCTAGTTTTGGTGATTTACAGATAATAATCCTGCTGAAGAGGATGTAGATA
This region of Zingiber officinale cultivar Zhangliang chromosome 9A, Zo_v1.1, whole genome shotgun sequence genomic DNA includes:
- the LOC122018817 gene encoding transcription factor GTE9-like isoform X1 translates to MMRTVSNRIDCMAPTVLMEYTKEKQRKKCSQDLSFALKEKSHKLSKGCGPLASLPDYQHDSEKMHDSEDVGSFVRAQSDDSSSAKRQKFSVNLDGCEGCNIPLQQIPYLRMSGSQRKKLKMRLRSELNQVQMLQKRFFSRAETVGVITSSSVNETEKEVDPKSVTQLKRVTSGKSELSKMTVPPPPVHSSSLALKKQCEGLLKRLMSHRFAWVFNLPVDVKKLNIPDYYTVIKNPMDLGSIKTKLSSGGYSSLWDFAADVRLTFTNAMTYNPPTNDVHLMADSLSKYFELHWKPIEKKLAAADAYVKKEIQVPKSVMSSHGRKNLSKPEVCSRKRKKSHIDCIGTVSQEVKRQMSKEEKLRLASHLESHLDDLPDHIIDFLRQHSNMNDSCGEIEIDIDSLGDDTLFKLQDLLDKYFQERGMMRQQVKFEQCKMEVSENALSTSVMHQFKDNNPAEEDVDIGGDDPPISNYPTLDIRKDTKSRETKCGSSSSYTSDSGSSTDSDSSNGSELKKFSIPKDDAKENSANKAGSDQEKSDLMNPFDMNRPLSELNCSEKTADAKSSLVDSERFQEGEHAPSEKKLSPEKQYRVALLRNRFADTILKAKEKTLGQGAKGDPEKLQRTREEIKRQQKEDRARLQAEAKAAEEACRRAEAEAAAEAKRQRQLEREAARQALSKIEKTVEINDCQILEDLEMLGTATAEEMPISDNEKNSGYSLDDMGGFKLGGSNPLEQLGLFMKADDEEEEEYENVPLHDAEEGEIE
- the LOC122018817 gene encoding transcription factor GTE9-like isoform X2, which codes for MAPTVLMEYTKEKQRKKCSQDLSFALKEKSHKLSKGCGPLASLPDYQHDSEKMHDSEDVGSFVRAQSDDSSSAKRQKFSVNLDGCEGCNIPLQQIPYLRMSGSQRKKLKMRLRSELNQVQMLQKRFFSRAETVGVITSSSVNETEKEVDPKSVTQLKRVTSGKSELSKMTVPPPPVHSSSLALKKQCEGLLKRLMSHRFAWVFNLPVDVKKLNIPDYYTVIKNPMDLGSIKTKLSSGGYSSLWDFAADVRLTFTNAMTYNPPTNDVHLMADSLSKYFELHWKPIEKKLAAADAYVKKEIQVPKSVMSSHGRKNLSKPEVCSRKRKKSHIDCIGTVSQEVKRQMSKEEKLRLASHLESHLDDLPDHIIDFLRQHSNMNDSCGEIEIDIDSLGDDTLFKLQDLLDKYFQERGMMRQQVKFEQCKMEVSENALSTSVMHQFKDNNPAEEDVDIGGDDPPISNYPTLDIRKDTKSRETKCGSSSSYTSDSGSSTDSDSSNGSELKKFSIPKDDAKENSANKAGSDQEKSDLMNPFDMNRPLSELNCSEKTADAKSSLVDSERFQEGEHAPSEKKLSPEKQYRVALLRNRFADTILKAKEKTLGQGAKGDPEKLQRTREEIKRQQKEDRARLQAEAKAAEEACRRAEAEAAAEAKRQRQLEREAARQALSKIEKTVEINDCQILEDLEMLGTATAEEMPISDNEKNSGYSLDDMGGFKLGGSNPLEQLGLFMKADDEEEEEYENVPLHDAEEGEIE